A genomic window from Streptomyces sp. MST-110588 includes:
- a CDS encoding glycosyltransferase family 2 protein, producing MPQQKPPAVSVIMPVLNEERHLRDSVRHILEQEYAGEMEVVIALGPSTDRTDEIAAELVAETASNERARVFTVPNPTGRTPAALNAAIKASRHPIVVRVDGHGMLSLNYIATAVRLLEETGAQNVGGIMHAEGENAWEEAVAAAMTSRIGVGNAAFHTGGAAGEADTVYLGVFRREALEQQGGYNEEFIRAQDWELNFRIREAGGLIWFSPELKVQYRPRPSVRALAKQYKDYGRWRHVVARYHSGSINARYLAPPTALCAIAAGTAIGATVNRWGFAVPAAYLAAIVAGSVPAGKGLPLKSRAQIPVALATMHMSWGWGFLTSPRSLARKVIASRRPAVRAPGTRAE from the coding sequence ATGCCCCAGCAGAAGCCCCCGGCCGTCTCCGTGATCATGCCGGTGCTCAATGAGGAACGTCATCTGCGCGACTCGGTACGGCACATCCTTGAGCAGGAGTACGCCGGCGAGATGGAGGTGGTGATCGCCCTCGGCCCCTCCACGGACCGCACGGACGAGATCGCCGCCGAACTCGTCGCGGAGACCGCCTCGAACGAACGGGCACGGGTGTTCACCGTGCCGAACCCCACCGGCCGTACGCCCGCCGCGCTCAACGCGGCCATCAAGGCGTCCCGGCACCCCATCGTGGTCCGGGTCGACGGCCACGGCATGCTCTCACTGAACTACATCGCCACCGCCGTACGCCTCCTGGAGGAGACCGGCGCGCAGAACGTCGGCGGCATCATGCACGCCGAGGGTGAGAACGCCTGGGAGGAGGCCGTCGCGGCGGCCATGACCTCCCGGATCGGCGTGGGCAACGCGGCCTTCCACACCGGTGGAGCGGCGGGCGAGGCCGACACCGTCTACCTCGGCGTCTTCCGGCGCGAGGCGCTGGAACAACAGGGCGGTTACAACGAGGAGTTCATCCGCGCCCAGGACTGGGAGCTGAACTTCCGCATCCGTGAGGCCGGCGGACTGATCTGGTTCTCGCCCGAGCTGAAGGTGCAGTACCGGCCGCGGCCCAGCGTGCGCGCGCTCGCCAAGCAGTACAAGGACTACGGGCGCTGGCGGCATGTCGTCGCCCGCTACCACTCCGGCTCGATCAACGCCCGCTACCTCGCGCCGCCGACCGCGCTGTGCGCCATCGCGGCGGGCACGGCCATCGGCGCGACCGTGAACCGCTGGGGCTTCGCCGTCCCGGCGGCCTACCTGGCCGCGATAGTGGCGGGCTCGGTCCCGGCGGGCAAGGGACTCCCGCTGAAGTCCCGCGCCCAGATCCCGGTCGCCCTCGCCACCATGCACATGTCCTGGGGCTGGGGCTTCCTGACCAGCCCCCGCTCCCTGGCCCGCAAGGTCATCGCCAGCCGCCGCCCGGCGGTGCGGGCCCCGGGCACGCGGGCCGAGTGA